DNA from Ovis aries strain OAR_USU_Benz2616 breed Rambouillet chromosome 15, ARS-UI_Ramb_v3.0, whole genome shotgun sequence:
TCAACCCAGATGTGGCCACCTTTGATCTGGCTTCTGCGTCCTCTGACATAGCCACCCCCACCCGCAATCTGCTGGCCCCTGCCCCATAATTTTTGGTGCTACTTAATTTCTGGCAGAATTTTCAACCTTCTACCTTCTCTGTCTATAATCAGCCACTATAATCAACTCTTTTCCCCAGGAACCCTGTTTCTTTTAGTGGGgaatggtagaaaccaacatctGAGTATTAGGTATGCTTCTTGCTTCTAGGGTTTTATTGCTTCTAGGTTCTTTCAATGGACACACATAATTGcatatactatgtatataataCACCTAAGCTAATATATAgtatatctaatatatatattattattatagaaagCATGAGTTTATACGGGTAGCTTACAATTTTGATCCAGTTTCATGCCGTTCTCTACCTTCCTGTATTTCATATTCATGTCTCCCTTTATCCAAACGAAGAACTCTGACTCCCAACAACATTTCAAAATTGTCATACACCATAAAAATTAAGCCTAGTAAAGTGAGTCCAGGAGGCCTTTACTTCCCCCAGGCTGAGGGTGCGTGGTGTGCTGTTGTCGtccagtcatggccgactctttgtgaccccacggacggtagcccaccaggctcttcagccatgggattctccaggcaagaacaccggcgtggattgccattcccccctccagaggatcttcctgacccacggacggaacccggtctcctgcattgcaggcagattcttttaccgtctgagacacagGGTATACTTCCCTCCTTGCTATGTGGCTATATCACTCATATGAAATTCAGCTGGgttcatttgtttctgtttgcattcagtttctttttttctcatattttgatttagtttaatattttaagtgTGTAGGAGATTAACATGCTTCCAAAAGTCAAAATGACGCaagaggattccctggtggcccagtggttaggacgtgGCGCTCTCACTGCTGTGGTCCAAGAACTAAGACTCTACAATCCATACAGGCGGGGCCAAAAACAATTTCCAGTATtttgcaattataaataatgtgacaataaattttcattttgttgaaagTGTCTTAACGGTACATTCCTAGAGGTGGATTTCTGGGTCAAAGGGTAAAAGCATAAgtagagttttttgtttgtttctttaattgtgattttaaaaaaaggtaaaatttaacTCCTTTGCCATTTTTAAACATACAGTTCAGTAGTGGTGAGTGCTTTGCTGTACCCAgtcttttcagttgtgtctgactctttgcgaccccatggactgtagcccaccagctcctctgtccagggcattttccaggcaagaatactggagagggttgccgtgccctcctctaagggattttcacaacccagggatcgaacccgtgtctcttatatctcctgcattgcaggcagattctttacagtctgagccaccagggaagcctggagaattgcaaattaaaacagtgagATGCAATGCACACCTATTGGAATAGCTAAAGTTCAAAAACGTGGGCAACACCAAGTGCTGGAGAGCACGTGGAGCgataggaactctcattcatttctgatgggaatgcaaaatggcacagccactttggaaaacagtttggaagtttattataaaatgaaacataCCTTTACTATAAGATCCATTAATCACGCTCCTTGGTATTCACCCAAATGAATTGAAAACTTAGTTCTACACAAAACCTCCACATGGGTGTTTGTAGCAgatttattcataattgtcaaaacttggaagcaatcgCGATGTCCTTTaataggagaatggataaacaaactggtagctgcatccatacaatggaattacGCAGGGATTAAAAAGAAGTGGGCTATCAAGTcacaaaaagacatggaggaagccCGAATGTTTATTGCTAAgaagataatttgaaaagactacatactgcatgattccagcgatatgacattctggaaaaggcaaaacgaaGAAGATGGCAAAAAGATCAGTGATGGCCACGaagtggggctggaggggaggcaAGAAAGGGTCATCCTTGTGGagcacaggggatttttagggcaggGAAAATACTTTGCATGATATTGTAATGGTAGGCCATGGTATAATACATCTGTCAAAACCCATAGGATCTACAGCAGATTTCagggttttcaaaatatttatttttatttatgtatttggctgtgctggatcttcactgcggcatgtgggaatctttagctgtggcatttggaatctagttccctgaccaggtataaAACTCCacccctcctgcattgggagcttggagtcttagccactggactaccagggaagtccctataggaTGCACCACATTAAAAGTGAGcactaatgtaaactatggacttcagTTAGTAATAATAATGGATTAGTATTAGCTCATCAATtgtgaaaaaacaaagaaactaaaCAATCAAACTTAGGGTTAGATTTGTTAAACTTTTCTCAATATTATTAAGAAACAGTCCCTCTCAAACATCTGTGGGTAGCACACATTCaagaataatttcattttccaCTTGGGACCACGTGGAAACTATTTGAGAGCTTTCTGTTGTTTTGCTTAACTCTTCAAGTTCTTTTAGTATCATGTGTTAATTAAATCTACTTGTTTTAATAGCATTTAGCCAATATTCTCATCATGTGTCCTAGAGTGTTGTAAAGTCAAATGTGATATGTGTTTTCCTAAGATATTTCATCTTTGGGAAGATCCAGAAAATTCtgtatataatctttttaatgttccAAAGAAAGCCATGATGACCACAATTGAGGTTAGGTCATAGTAACAAATAACTATGTGCCATACATGGCATATGGCACAAAAAAAGGTTTCTGGATTTTCGTGAAAAAATGAccttgttcattttatttttactaattgtgtccatctttatttttactaACCGTGTCAATCGCATTATCAACTTACCTTCAACATCCTTTTAAATCAATGCCTAAAATCGTAAGTTGCTTTTCTTCAGTCCTTCCTGTAAATCAGAATAGGACTAAAGCCAATAAAATCATGAGCATGTTTCATCTAGACTCATAtatagacaaattttaaaaaatatgaattaatattACAAATGTTCCTCAGCCACTATTGCATATACCACATTAATTTCGGAGTACTTCTGGAACCACAAATTGGAACAGGAGGAAAAGCAAGAGGATTTGACTAGTTAATTAAcgtatttcttttcttccctaaGTGCTTCAGTGGCTGAAATCCTCCCGTGGCACAAACCATAGAACTTTGTGTCATTTGGATACAGTCACCTCATGTTTCCAGGACATGGGTTATGAGATGTGAAGTGCTTCTCTGGGCCTGAACAGTGTTATTACTAGAGCCGATGTTTAGGGTTTGGGTTCTCCTGTACCAGTGCCAAGCCTCAGATGCCGATTGAGGAAAACAGTTTTCAGTGTGTTTGCGATTTGTGGGGCTTAGGGTGTTACTCAAAGGGAACGGGGTGGAGGGGCCAGGGTGAGAGCAAACTGTGGAGCCCTATACCCAGGTCACAGGACAGCAATCTCTGCCACTAACGGAGCCCTGTATCTACCACTGCCATAAGCCTTCGGATCTAAACTAGCCAGTTCCCTGACCCCATATTAGGTAAAATACCCACCCAATGCATCCtaaaaagtgaagtgttagttgctcagtgatgtctgactctttgtgatctcatgaactgtaagcccgctaggctcctctgtccctggaattctccaggcaagaataccggagtggttgggtagccattcccttctccaggggatagatcaaacctgcatctcctgcaggtagattctgtaccatctaagccaccagggaaatggcCATAGTATCTTAACCAATCACTAATGccacgctagtaaagaaatgctcgaaattctccaagccaggcttcagcagtacatgaactgtgaacttcctgatgttcaagctggttttagaaaaggcagaggaaccagagatcaaattgccaacatctgatggatcatcgaaaaaacaagagagttccagaaaaacatctatttctgctttattgactatgccaaagcttttgactgtgtggatcacaataaactgtggtaaattctgaaagagatgggaataccagaccacttgacctgccccttgagaaacttatatgcaggtcaggaagcaacagttagaactggacatggaacaacagactggttccaaataggaaaaggagtacgtcaaggctgtatattgtcaccttgcttatttaacttatatgcatagtacatcatgagaaacgtggggctggaagaagcacaagctggaatcaagattgccgggagaaatatcaataaccttagatatgcagatgacaccacccttatggcagaaagtgaagaggaactaaagagcctcttgatgaaagtggaagaggagagtgaaaaaagttggcttaaagctcaacattcagaaaactaaaatcatgacctctggtcccatcacttcatgggaaatagatggggaaacagtggctgactttattttggggggctcctaaatcactgcagatggtgattgcagccatgaaattaaaagatgcttactccttggaagaaaagttatgaccaacctagatagcatattgaaaagcagagacattactttgccaacaaaggtccgtctagtcaaggatacggtttttccagtggtcatgtatggatgtgagagttggactgtgaagaaagctgagcgctgaagaattgatgcttttgaactgtggtgttggagaagactcttgagagtcccttggactgcaaggagatccaaccagtccattctgaaggagatcaaacctgggatttctttagaaggactgatgctaaagctgaaactctagtactttggccacctcatgagaagagttgactcattggcaaagactctgatgctgggagggattaggggcaggaggagaaggggacgacagaggatgagatggctggatggcatcaccaacttgatggacgtgagtttgagtgaactacgggagctggtgatggacagggaggcctggcatgctgcgattcatggggtcgcaaagaatcggacatgactgagcgactgaactgaactgaactgaactgaactgaatgccacccttccagtaggaattttctcagtcttgaggctataaaaattgccTACTAGCCCTTGAAAGGGGTTGGATTTCTCTTGAGCCAGCTCTCTGTTCTAACTgtgtctcccactctaataaacttcagtctcttctcattctgcctcatATCTGGAAACTTTTCCAATCCACACACAGACCAAGACACAAACCTTTTAGGAATATACCGTTTCATATAGTTTGACTTTGGGGATCTGGTAAATGATCTGCATAATTAAAAGGCCAAAttaaatcaaaaaggaaaaaaaatatcaaacTCTTAAGACCATGGCAGTGATATGGATTTTACTGAACACATGATGGGAAGATAAAAGGGAGGGTTATAGGAGACACAGCGCCACAAAGCAAAACTCCTAAATTAGACAGTCTTTCTGGTTTCACCCCATCTCTTCAAGCCTGAACAACCTCTAAAAACCCCCTCTGTTGTCCCAGCTCGTATCTCTCACCTAGCAGCACAAAAGCCCTGCGCTTGGCACAACAGCAGAAACCAGCTGTTGTTGTAGCAGGCCCCTGGGCAGATGCCTGAGCATTTTAGATCATACCACTGTATCTTCCATGACACAATTCTGCAAGGATAGCGCCTCCAGGCATTAAGTTTTCTCCAgatctggtttcttttttctcaatCACTACAACTCACACTCATAAGCAATTTGAACTTCCTACCTAAAGTCAGTTGCTGttggttctttctttttcaaatttaattttattcatcgACTtaattaattatgtatttatgtatttctggctgggtcttcgttaccgcgcagacttttctctagtttcggcaAGTGGGAGCTAgtctctagctgcagtgcgtgGCCTTCTCGTTGCAGCGACTTCTcatattgcagagcacaggctctagggcacatgagcttcagtagttgcggctcccagacTCTACagctcaggctcaatagttgtggcgcatgggcttagctgctccgtggcatgtgggatcttcccggatcagggattgaacccacgtctcttgtatcAGCAGGTAGAttatcactggactaccaggggagcctggtgttaGCTCTTTTGACCAATACTCTCGAGTCTTCCAGCCTCCAAAGAGAagatggggatttccctggtggtccagtggctaagactccattctcccaatgcaggggacctgggtttgatccctggtcagggaactagttcccacatgctgctactaaggcccagagcagccaaataaataaaaataaacattaaaaaatattttcaaatagagATGACCCCTGCTTTGGCAACAGTGGGTTTGAACTAGCTGTTATCTGAAACACAGtcctggaagagaaagaaatattatcAAGTCAGTAGAGATAGTGCTTAAGTCCAAACCACAACAATCACCTCAAAGGGAATGTTTACAACCTCTCAGAATCAAGAAGTGCCTTGGTTTTCCCAAGCAGTAGGGAGGAGGGGGGTGTCGTCCCAGCACTTCATTTGCTCTGTGGTCACATGGTACTTTATATTTCTAGCATAGGGATGGAGAGCATTTTGCAGTAATTCACCCATAGTAATTTACCCAAAGAATGTTGACCACAGGTAACCTCTGGCTGTCTACTGCTGGAATGCCAACAGAGTCAAAGGCTGTGTCTTGTTTAAGGATGTCTCAGATCACAAAGGTAAGGCCTTGGTCCCAGGCTAATGGAAATACTGTCTTAGAGGATCCtgccagcttcagggtctttctCGGTGCAGAAAGCTGGCTGGTTAAGTACACACAGTGTAGGCACAGCAAATTTGCTGAGTTTGATTTTGGACACATTGAGTTTGAAGCACCAGTAGGCTATTCAGCAGCTGTTCAGGAAGCAGCTGGAACCTGAACTTTGAAGGACAAATTCAGGCTGAAGACACAGATTTGGGAATCACTGGTAGAGAGGAGAGGGGGCCATGGTGAGCACAGAAAGAAGACAGGAGAGGGTAATGTCCAGAGGCCAACGGTGGAGGAAGTCACTGGTGTCAAGTGCTTCAGGAAGATAGATTAAAAACACAATGGTATTCATTGGACAAGTAAAATTTTTGAAGAGGACAGGTTATGGGTGGTGGGATCAAGTATCTTGAAGAGGAGATGGGCATTTTCGCTAAGATTTCAGATtaggggaaaatgaaaaaaaacgcgcacacacacacaaaaaaacccaccaGCAACAATAACCACAACAGACTGTGATATGGACAGAAGGTTAAACAAATCTTTATATTATTCTCCTTTGTGTAGAGAAATGAggattttgtggctacagtttAGAGGGAATTGGGGGTAGAAACAGACTATTCTGTATATCAAACAAcaatggaggacttccctgggggtccagtggttaagaatctgcctaccaatgtaggggacatgggtttgatccctagtcccaGAAGATCCACATGACAAGGGGCAACTAACCCTGTGAGCTGCAATTACTAAGCCCgggctccacaactactgaagcccacatgccctagagcccgtagtgggcaacaagagaagctgcctcAGTGAGAAGACCgagcactacaactagagagagcctgcatGTAGGAATGACGATCCAGTGCagtagaaataaacaaacaaataagaacaGTGGAAAGTTGGAGTCTGGTGGTTCGAGAAAGGGAAATctcaaaaggaagaggaagacaaaGGGAAAACATGTCTCAGAGAAAACATGAAGTTGGGGCCTGACAGATGTGAGAGAGAAGCTAGAGAAAAGCGCGGGGAGTTTAGAAACTGCACTATGTTCTAACCTGTACTGGGAGCCACCTGTCTCGACAAGGTGTGCAGAATATTTCAGCCTTGAATCAGTGGTGCTTTGGGAAAGAAAGGATTCAGGCAGTGTCCAGGGTGGGGTGATGGAGACACTTTAAGAAGAAGTCTTAAAGACAGTTTAAGAAGAGTTTACTGTGCCAACTAAAAACTGTCACTAGCCACCAGTCACTGAACTTTGACATACCCTGAAGGGAATTCAGAACCAAgagcaggaatgaggcactctgtgctctggggaaaacaggcagaacaggccttcagatagttattTTCAGGAGATTTTATGAACACAAATTCTTGCACCTTCTTATATCTAAAAAAGCACTACAATCGTTAATGGAGATATCTGTTTCTCATGACTAGCAACAAACCTCCTGTGACCAGCAGCAGCCTTCTGTAAAAACATGTGTGAAAAGATtgcacacaatggagtattactcagccgttaaaaagaattcatttgaatcagttctgatgagatggatgaaactggagccgattatacagagtgaagtaagccagaaagaaaaacaccaatacagtatactaacacatatatatggaatttagaaagatggcaatgacgaccctgtatgcaagacaggaaaaaagacacagatgtgtataacggacttttggactcagagggagagggagagggtgggatgatttgggagaatggcattctaacatgtatactatcatgtaagaattgaatcgccagtctatgtctgacgcaggatatagcatgcttggggctggtgcatgggatgacccacagagatgttatggggagggaggtgggaggggggttcatgtttgggaatgcatgtaagaattaaagattttaaaattaaaaaaataaaaaactaaaaaaaaaaaaaaaaagactgcatgtCTGCCCAATTACCTACCAAAATTACGTATATATATTCAGCTCCCCTCTTACCTCTTCTGAGCAGTTCCTCAGAACTATCCGAGAGACTGTCTGCTGGCCTATAGTCCTCGTTTTACCCTAAGTAAAACTTAACTCCCAACTTTCTTATTGTGCATTGTTTTCAGGGAACAAATGCAAGCAGGAAATTAAAGCAATAGAGGCCAGGGGGAGGCTCAGACCCCCAAGTATCCTTGGCTTTAGTAGAGAAGACCAGGCTCTCAATGTATTTGGGATAGGATCTtagatattttgaatattatttgaatattttttaaagggataAAATTTTGAGGCCACTACTAAGGCTGCCCAGGTGTTtaagtaaacaaatgaatagGGCCTGGGCTAGGAGTGTGAGCTATTTCCAGCCTGTGACCTCTTTTTCTTACTGACAATGAGGTAATCTCCTGAGGATGCTGAGAAAACGTGACAGAGCTTGAGGAAACAGTTTGGAAATAGCAGCTTGGGAATCCCCTATCACAATCTGTTTCCCTTTAAACTGCTTGTGAGCAGGCAGGTCTTAAACATTTTTTGCATCCCCAGTGCATGTGTAGCAGCTCAATACACGACGGAGAAAATGGATGAATGGAAGACAAGTGACTGAGTCTGGCTGTGGAGGTGGTGCAATCCTAAAGCCTGGTTCAGAACAGTGACCACCAATccggactttaaaaaaaatcaaggctgGAGGCGAAGAAAAAGAACAGCGCCAGTAACAGCGCCCGTAAGAGCGCCCGTAATAGTTCCTttagaatccacctaccaatgcaggtgactcaagagacgcgggttcgatccctgggtcaggaagatccctcggagtaggaaacggcaacccactccagcattcttgcttaggaaatcccatggacagagaaatttggcagaccacagtccgtggggtcgcagtctgacacgactgagccagggaacacacacacacacacacacacacacacacacacacacacacacacacacacacacacacacacacacacacacacacacacacacacacacacacacacacacacacacacacacacacacacacacacagtcctgcTCCTTtacggggcggggctggggcgaTTCGCCTCTGCCCTTCAATTGACCAATCCCCGCCTCAAGGGGGAGGGGATTTCAATCTGTTTCCGCCTCACCTCTGTAAAGCACTGAATATGTTTGGGCGCCGTTCAAACTGACCAATGAACGCTCGATGTTTCCTGTGGTTGAGTCTCACCGATTGGCCAGAGTTCGTCGCCCCTCCCTCCTTGACATGCCTCTTGCCCCACCCTTTTTCACACAAGATGGCAGCGCCCAGCGGAGTAGAGGCCGCGCTTGGGGTTTGCTGAGGCTCgctcccttccctcctgctccctTGGGCGCAAAGCGCCGCGAGCCCAGAGAACGGGGGCCGGGAGGGGACAGGGGCACCTGCGTAGCTGGACCGCGAGCCTGCGCCCAGCCTGCGCCGCCCCCACCCGGCCCCGGCCTGGCCCGATCCCTTCCGTTCCTGGTCTTCTCTCGATCTGACCCATTGCCCGGCCGTGGTACGCCACCAGCAGGCCTCCAAAGCTGAGATTTTTACTCCAGCCCGGGATCACTTCCACTTTAGAGATGTTTGGCTTCTTTCTTCCCAAACAGACCGCCTTCAAAACCGGGAGTCCTGGATCGGCACCTGGCCCTTTTTCCCTCCCCTGAGACTCCACTTCTAATCCAATTCTTCCTCAGTTTCTCTCTGATTGGAGAGACCGTTCACTTCCCTTCCAGATTAATCCTTGAGCCCCCTTCCGCCCAAATATTGACAACCCTGACACCCCCCTCAGCCGGGAGCCAGACTTCTCTGGGACCAACCCCATAGCCCTATCATGGAGGCTGTGTACTTGGTAGTGAATGGGGTGGGCCTGTTGCTGGATGTGCTGACCTTGGTGTTGGACCTCAACTTCCTGCTGGTGTCCTCCCTCCTGGCTTCCTTGGCCTGGCTCCTGGCCTTCATCTACAACCTGCCACACACGGTACTGACTAGTCTTCTGCACTTGGGCCGTGGAGTCTTACTTTCACTGCTGGCCTTGATTGAAGCTATGGTCCGCTTCACCTGTGGGGGCTTGCAGGCCTTGTCTACGGTACTGTACAGCTgctgttctggcctggagagcctAAAGCTCCTGGGGCACTTGGCCTCCCATGGGGCGCTTAGGAGCCGGGAGATCCTCCACCGGGGTGTCCTCAATATGGTCTCCAATGGCCATGCTTTGCTGCGTCAGATCTGTGACGTCTGTGCCATCACCATGAGCCTAGTGGCCTACGTGATCAATAGCCTGGTCAACATCTGCCTCATTGGCACTCAGAACTTCTTCTCCCTTGTGCTGGCCCTGTGGGATGCAGTGATGGGGCCGCTGTGGAGGATGACAGATATAGTGGCTGCCTTCCTAGCCCACATTTCCAGCAGTGCCGTGGCCATGTCCATCCTTCTCTGGACCCCCTGCCAGCTAGTGCTGGAGCTCTTGGCCTCAGCTGCCCGCCTCCTGGCCAGCTTTGTGCTTGTCAATCTCACTGGCCTGGTGCTGCTGGCTTGCGTGCTGGCAGTGACAGTGACTCTGTTACACCCAGACCTCACCCTGAGGCTGGCCACCCAGGCGCTCAGTCAGCTCCATGCCCGGCCATCCTACCACCGGCTCAGAGAGGATGTTGTGCGGCTCTCTCGGCTAGTTCTGGGCTTGGAGGCCTGGCGCCGAGTCTGGAGCCGTAGCCTGCAGCTGGCGAGCTGGCCAAACCGGGGAGGGGCCCCTGGAGCCCCCCAGGGTGGCCCTAGGAGGCTGCCCTCAGCCAGAACATGGCGACAGGATGCTCTTCCTGAAGCTGGGCCCCGATCGGAGGCAGAAGAAGAGGAGGTCAGGATGGCCAGACTGACGGCTGCCCGGGGCCGGGAGAGGCTCAACGAGGAGGAGTCTGTAGCTGGGCAGGACCCGTGGGAATTGCTGAAGGAGCAGGAGGAGCGGAAGAAGTGTGTCATCTGCCAGGACCAGAGCAAGACGGTGCTGCTGCTGCCTTGCCGGCACCTGTGCCTGTGCCAGGCCTGCACTGAGATCCTGATGCGCCACCCCGTCTACCACCGCAACTGCCCACTGTGCCGTCGGGGCATCCTGCAGACCCTCAACGTCTACCTCTGAAggtttcctcctccctcctgccaCTCCTCCATGCCCCACGCAGCCAGCTGTGCTCAGGCCGTGTTCACACCTGATCTCTGGGTCCCGGCATCCCCTGCTGCCCCCACAGTCATCGTGCTGAGTCTCTAAGCTGCATCTCCAGGACACTGAAGTGGGAAACCCTGAAAGACTGTGACTTGGGTAGGGGCAGGGTAACAGCTTTTCCTTACCCTGTGTGTCCCTGTGATGCCAAGGGTGGTGAGGGTGTCACTCTGCAAGGCCCTGGAGACTGTTCACTGTGGACTCCCCTCCAGCCAGGGCCCACCCTGATGCCAGCGTTGGGGACTCCCCCCGCTTCGCTTCTGGTTTTTCTGTTGCAGATTTGTAGGTTCTATCCTTGCAtcctccccacttccttcccAGCTTCTTCAGCCATGCACATCAATGTCATTTGGGTATTTTGGCAATTCAAGGGCCTTAGAATTACCTTGAAAATTTGCTTTCAGCTGGAGCTGCTATGCTCTGGCAGGCTTTGGGGGTAGTATCTCTCAGGTGCCCTTTGAGCTGCTTCTACCTGTTGTGATCTTACAAGGCTCCCTCCTTACCTGACCCGACAGCTGGGGTCAAGAATTACCccccaggtgtgtgtgtatatgtgtatgtttgcaCCTGGCTTTGGGACCATGTACCCTCTGATACCCGGCATCACTGGGAACCTCAGGAGGGATAACCAGATTGTTCCTCTTCCTTTCACTCCCCAcatcacagagaaaaaaatgacattccCCTTCTGTCCATCTCTCCCTGCCACTGGGGAGGG
Protein-coding regions in this window:
- the RNF26 gene encoding E3 ubiquitin-protein ligase RNF26, producing MEAVYLVVNGVGLLLDVLTLVLDLNFLLVSSLLASLAWLLAFIYNLPHTVLTSLLHLGRGVLLSLLALIEAMVRFTCGGLQALSTVLYSCCSGLESLKLLGHLASHGALRSREILHRGVLNMVSNGHALLRQICDVCAITMSLVAYVINSLVNICLIGTQNFFSLVLALWDAVMGPLWRMTDIVAAFLAHISSSAVAMSILLWTPCQLVLELLASAARLLASFVLVNLTGLVLLACVLAVTVTLLHPDLTLRLATQALSQLHARPSYHRLREDVVRLSRLVLGLEAWRRVWSRSLQLASWPNRGGAPGAPQGGPRRLPSARTWRQDALPEAGPRSEAEEEEVRMARLTAARGRERLNEEESVAGQDPWELLKEQEERKKCVICQDQSKTVLLLPCRHLCLCQACTEILMRHPVYHRNCPLCRRGILQTLNVYL